Part of the Candidatus Zixiibacteriota bacterium genome, ACCATAGTGGAGATGAAAGAAGGAATTTCGCTGGCGCTGCATTCGCTACTCTCCAACAAATTCCGCTCCTCTCTGACCATCCTGGGCGTATTGATAGGGGTCTGGTCGGTGATTGCCATGTCGTCCCTTATTAAGGGGCTGGATAATGCCGTTCAGGGCTCAATTGATGAACTGGGCAGCAATATTCTCTTTGTCTCCAAGTACCCGCCAGAAGTGGATTACGATGACTTGACTGATGAAGAGCGGAATCGCAAAGGGATAACAATAGAAGAGGCGATGGCGATTGAGCAGAACTGTCCTTCAGTGGCGGCGGTTTCGCCGGAGAACCACTATTGGGCGCCATCAGGAAATGTCATAAAATATAAAGGGCGTAAGGCAAACCGTCCGGCTGTCGTGGGGGTGCTCCCCGAATACACGAAAGTGCGGGTTACTCCGCTCACTGCCGGAAGATTCATTAGCCAGCTGGACAATGAGACCAGAGCGGCTGTCTGCGTGATCGGTTCCGATATTAAGGAAGCGTTATTTCCCGACCAGGACCCGTTGGGGGAGCAGATAAGGGTGAATAATGACCGTTTCACGGTAATAGGTATCTTTGAGAAGAAGGAATCGATGTTCGATGACGGGGAGAATAATAAGGTAGCGATTCCGCTGGAGACACTCATGAAGCATTACCCCTGGGATGAAGAGCTGACCCTTGCCGTCAGCGCCAAATCATTAGATAAGATTGATAAGGCGCGGGAAGAAATCACTGTGGCTTTAAGGAAGCTGCGTAAGGTGCCATATGACAAAGACAATGATTTTGCGATTTTCGGGCAGGAAAACCTGAGGGAAATGGTGGGAAATATCACTAAGTATATCTATATAGCCATGATCGTCATATCATCAGTGGGACTGATGGTAGGTGGGGTTGGCGTTATGAATATCATGCTGGTATCGGTGACCGAGCGCACCCGTGAAATCGGCGTTAGAAAAGCGATTGGCGCCCGCCGCCGCAATATCCTCTGGCAGTTCCTGATTGAGGCTATGACCCTTTCCGGTTCCGGGGGAATCCTGGGCATAATGGCAGGTTTATTGACGGCCCTGCTGATAGGCGCCGCCTCACCACTCCCGTTTGGCGTTTCCCCCC contains:
- a CDS encoding ABC transporter permease, with translation MTIVEMKEGISLALHSLLSNKFRSSLTILGVLIGVWSVIAMSSLIKGLDNAVQGSIDELGSNILFVSKYPPEVDYDDLTDEERNRKGITIEEAMAIEQNCPSVAAVSPENHYWAPSGNVIKYKGRKANRPAVVGVLPEYTKVRVTPLTAGRFISQLDNETRAAVCVIGSDIKEALFPDQDPLGEQIRVNNDRFTVIGIFEKKESMFDDGENNKVAIPLETLMKHYPWDEELTLAVSAKSLDKIDKAREEITVALRKLRKVPYDKDNDFAIFGQENLREMVGNITKYIYIAMIVISSVGLMVGGVGVMNIMLVSVTERTREIGVRKAIGARRRNILWQFLIEAMTLSGSGGILGIMAGLLTALLIGAASPLPFGVSPLYVTLGFVVAVSVGLVAGMYPAYRAASVDPIESLRYE